One window from the genome of Anaerococcus sp. Marseille-Q7828 encodes:
- a CDS encoding GyrI-like domain-containing protein: MQINVDNQPGLRLAGRAYKLENASDAKETRRKFLEEFKDLDLKELGSFCGLRQYNALDGTFDYFLGFEISDPDFIKEWRLEIYEIEESLYLEVPIDGEDGLEEGYRYTYEEFFPNKKYFHSLNPDLEFFQYDGKIREIGNVSLFISLMENIHA, translated from the coding sequence ATGCAAATTAATGTAGATAATCAGCCAGGACTTAGATTAGCTGGCAGAGCTTATAAATTAGAAAATGCAAGTGATGCAAAAGAAACTAGAAGAAAGTTTCTAGAAGAGTTTAAGGACCTAGATTTAAAAGAATTGGGTTCTTTCTGTGGACTAAGACAGTACAATGCCCTCGATGGAACTTTTGATTACTTTCTAGGCTTTGAAATATCTGACCCAGATTTTATCAAGGAATGGAGACTTGAAATTTATGAGATTGAAGAGTCCTTATATTTGGAAGTTCCAATCGATGGTGAGGATGGCCTAGAAGAAGGATATAGATATACTTATGAGGAATTTTTCCCAAACAAAAAGTATTTTCATTCCCTAAATCCAGACTTGGAGTTTTTCCAATATGATGGAAAGATACGAGAAATTGGCAATGTAAGTTTATTTATTAGCCTAATGGAAAATATCCACGCATGA
- a CDS encoding IS3 family transposase — protein sequence MVKELKEKGYKLKYLLIAIDMPRSTYYFEINKVDKIKNKNSHIADKITQIFNLHKGRYGVRRVYMELVNQGYVINHKRVQRIMHELKLFGKRSKEKYHSYKGKVGKVADNIINRDFKADRPLQKWATDVSEFKFSWGKCYISPILDMYTNEIISYDLSLRPNLKQISNMLEKAFNKFPKLNNLILHSDQGWQYQHKYYVNELKKHDIRQSMSRKGNCYDNSIMETFFGRLKNEIYYGYEKSYSSFEEFSRAIEEYIDYYNNERIQSKTKWMPPTKYRLASTTIS from the coding sequence ATTGTCAAAGAACTCAAAGAAAAAGGATACAAACTAAAATATCTTTTAATAGCTATTGATATGCCAAGGTCAACATACTATTTTGAAATAAATAAAGTTGATAAGATAAAAAATAAGAATAGTCATATCGCAGATAAAATAACCCAAATATTTAACTTACACAAAGGCAGATATGGAGTAAGAAGAGTATATATGGAGTTGGTAAATCAAGGTTATGTCATAAATCATAAAAGAGTGCAAAGGATAATGCATGAGTTAAAGCTATTCGGAAAAAGGTCTAAAGAAAAATACCACTCATATAAGGGGAAGGTAGGTAAAGTAGCTGATAATATAATAAATAGAGATTTTAAGGCAGATAGACCTCTACAAAAATGGGCCACTGATGTATCAGAATTTAAATTTTCTTGGGGTAAATGCTACATCTCTCCAATACTTGATATGTATACAAATGAGATAATATCTTATGACTTATCCTTACGCCCTAATTTAAAACAAATATCTAATATGTTAGAAAAAGCATTTAACAAATTTCCGAAACTAAATAATCTGATACTACATTCAGATCAAGGATGGCAATACCAACATAAATACTATGTGAATGAGCTTAAAAAACATGACATAAGACAATCAATGTCAAGGAAGGGAAATTGCTATGATAACTCCATTATGGAGACATTCTTTGGAAGATTAAAAAATGAAATTTATTATGGTTATGAAAAGAGCTATAGCTCTTTTGAAGAATTTTCGAGAGCAATAGAGGAATATATTGATTATTACAATAACGAGAGAATTCAATCCAAAACAAAATGGATGCCACCTACAAAGTATAGGTTAGCATCCACTACAATTAGTTAA
- a CDS encoding SH3 domain-containing protein has product MNKRLKSLAVFLLILMTTACAEDKYVSVRHPEDSNVSEVSDSDLEENNTDSESADENTDENNTEEASENTDENTDENSEESSDGVIYTVEDVVNVRLAPSENSAIITQAEPGQDIIKLGDSDNWTRVSISGQTGYIRSDLIKEK; this is encoded by the coding sequence ATGAATAAAAGGTTAAAAAGTCTTGCTGTTTTTCTCTTGATACTAATGACAACAGCTTGCGCAGAGGACAAATATGTTTCTGTCCGCCACCCAGAAGACAGTAATGTAAGTGAAGTGTCTGATAGTGATCTTGAAGAAAATAATACTGACAGCGAAAGTGCAGACGAGAACACAGATGAAAATAATACAGAAGAGGCTAGCGAAAATACAGATGAAAACACTGACGAAAATTCTGAAGAAAGCTCTGATGGTGTGATCTATACTGTTGAAGATGTTGTAAATGTAAGACTTGCACCAAGTGAAAATTCAGCAATCATAACCCAAGCTGAACCAGGTCAAGATATTATAAAACTTGGAGATTCTGACAATTGGACAAGGGTAAGCATTTCCGGTCAAACAGGATATATCAGAAGCGATTTGATCAAAGAAAAATAG
- a CDS encoding beta-eliminating lyase-related protein: protein MYFFVNDYNDIGRDEILDALVKAKDEYNTGYGFDKHCENARALMRKTLANDDLDIHFIPGGTGANVVGLACGLKQEESILAVTTGHIEGHEAGSIEATGLKIETIKSEDGKLSRKLLEEKYSHYDNEYMTVPRKVYISNTTELGEVYTKKELSEIYEFCKENGLYLFMDGARLAHALVSEKCDYSLKDLANLCDIFYLGGTKNGFLYAEALVIVNDDLKKHFINLQKQKAQLMAKSFIPGIMFETVFAKEDGYLEGARIAYQMAKDLATGIIEKGYDLAYPFESNQVFVELSTDELKNWQKIAQFETMGLIDGKTIARLVTTYRTSKSDIEGFLSQI from the coding sequence ATGTATTTTTTCGTAAATGATTATAATGATATTGGAAGAGATGAGATCCTAGATGCCCTAGTAAAGGCAAAAGATGAGTACAACACAGGCTATGGTTTTGACAAGCACTGTGAAAACGCTAGAGCTTTGATGAGAAAAACCTTGGCAAATGATGACCTTGATATCCACTTCATACCTGGTGGAACAGGTGCAAATGTTGTAGGCCTTGCATGTGGTCTAAAGCAAGAAGAATCAATCCTTGCAGTAACAACTGGCCATATAGAAGGTCACGAAGCAGGATCTATTGAGGCAACAGGACTAAAAATAGAAACTATAAAATCAGAAGATGGTAAGCTATCTCGTAAACTCCTTGAAGAAAAATATTCTCATTATGATAATGAATATATGACTGTACCAAGAAAAGTCTATATATCAAATACAACAGAACTTGGAGAAGTTTATACAAAGAAGGAGCTTAGCGAAATCTATGAATTTTGCAAGGAAAATGGCCTCTATCTTTTCATGGATGGAGCAAGACTTGCCCACGCTCTTGTAAGCGAAAAATGTGATTATAGCCTAAAAGACTTGGCTAATCTTTGTGATATATTCTATCTTGGCGGAACCAAAAATGGCTTCTTATATGCAGAAGCCCTTGTAATCGTAAATGATGATTTGAAAAAACATTTTATAAACCTACAAAAGCAAAAAGCTCAGCTTATGGCTAAAAGCTTTATCCCAGGGATAATGTTTGAAACAGTATTTGCAAAAGAAGATGGTTACTTAGAAGGAGCTAGGATTGCTTACCAGATGGCAAAGGACCTTGCCACTGGAATAATAGAAAAAGGCTACGACCTTGCCTATCCATTCGAATCAAACCAAGTATTTGTAGAGCTTAGCACAGATGAACTTAAGAATTGGCAAAAGATAGCCCAATTTGAGACCATGGGCCTAATTGATGGCAAGACCATAGCAAGACTTGTCACAACTTATAGGACAAGTAAATCTGATATAGAAGGATTTTTATCCCAAATATAA
- a CDS encoding chain-length determining protein: protein MENKRSLFSAIPPAIIAGIIIGMLTYFGLNYMGYKEYTAQAKIVTSNAEDVDDAKNTAQTYAATINSSKIKQKTLETLAIDWNVGKLDSKLDIKPTANSSIIDITVSDTNKLRAEDLADQYADYAVRVINNIYDSGAEVMEYSYGLASVTDNTIKYAGFAAGSGAILWALITMISINSHNKKIAKAYLKNSNNDEIKEVREVKKVEEPKEKTTVVSDLGEDQESGTTRVIDSKEINSKVSNTNKYEILGKLPSYEKGELDV, encoded by the coding sequence ATGGAGAATAAAAGATCACTTTTTTCAGCAATCCCACCTGCAATCATAGCAGGAATTATCATAGGAATGCTAACATATTTTGGCCTAAACTATATGGGTTACAAGGAATACACAGCCCAAGCTAAGATTGTTACATCAAATGCTGAGGATGTAGATGATGCTAAGAATACTGCGCAAACTTATGCAGCAACAATCAATAGCTCAAAAATCAAACAAAAAACCTTAGAAACCCTTGCAATTGACTGGAATGTAGGCAAGTTAGATAGCAAACTTGACATAAAACCAACTGCAAATTCATCTATCATAGATATCACGGTGTCTGATACAAACAAGCTTCGTGCAGAAGATTTGGCTGACCAATATGCTGACTATGCTGTAAGGGTAATAAACAATATTTATGATTCTGGTGCAGAGGTTATGGAATATTCATATGGCTTGGCTTCCGTGACAGACAATACTATAAAATATGCTGGCTTTGCAGCAGGATCTGGGGCTATACTTTGGGCCTTAATTACAATGATTTCAATCAACTCCCACAACAAGAAAATCGCTAAAGCATACTTAAAAAATTCTAATAATGACGAAATAAAGGAAGTAAGAGAAGTCAAAAAAGTTGAAGAACCAAAAGAAAAGACCACAGTAGTTTCAGATTTAGGAGAAGATCAAGAATCTGGTACAACTAGGGTTATAGATAGCAAAGAGATAAATAGCAAGGTAAGTAATACTAATAAATACGAAATCCTTGGCAAATTACCTAGCTATGAAAAAGGAGAATTAGATGTTTAA
- a CDS encoding peptidoglycan-binding protein, protein MKKKYSIATIMLATALTFAGCANNNEEKPANEVKEEQTTDEAAEETTEAEAPAEEEASEEEATEEEATEEEKADENSEEASEEDAEETSEETPAEMGNLVLHRAYPKEVDGAFTNVVVATSGDKIVDAIIDEYQYYEADSDYKAVPNSDGAFGEGTAEGKILGSKMDNNEAYSADMKEAGSEVTLLETYNGITDFVKGKTIAELEDFLNENDDEQILDAITGATFKSTPNLVRMIVEAAKDNTFVTSGDAENPDDVEVRYALGAPHGDKSFGNAVVAVEGDKIIAASIDEYQYLDGGTGVPGSEGGFGEGYKDSNVVLGSKLENNDMYSDLMAEKAKSTVALKDNYAAIENFVAGKTVEEVKSVIESATPGEAIDEVTGATLVDTAGYLQLIIDAVENNLRK, encoded by the coding sequence ATGAAAAAGAAATATTCAATAGCAACAATTATGCTAGCAACAGCTTTAACATTTGCTGGATGTGCAAACAATAATGAGGAAAAACCAGCAAACGAAGTTAAAGAAGAACAAACTACTGACGAAGCAGCTGAAGAAACAACTGAAGCAGAAGCTCCAGCAGAAGAAGAAGCTAGCGAAGAAGAAGCAACAGAAGAGGAAGCTACAGAAGAAGAAAAAGCTGACGAAAATTCTGAAGAAGCTAGTGAAGAAGATGCGGAAGAAACTAGCGAAGAAACACCTGCCGAAATGGGTAACCTAGTACTTCACAGAGCATATCCTAAAGAAGTAGACGGAGCTTTCACAAACGTTGTAGTAGCAACAAGCGGAGACAAAATTGTTGATGCAATCATAGATGAGTACCAATACTATGAAGCTGACTCTGACTACAAGGCAGTACCAAACTCAGACGGAGCATTTGGAGAAGGTACAGCAGAAGGCAAAATCCTTGGATCAAAAATGGACAATAACGAAGCTTACTCAGCTGATATGAAAGAAGCTGGTAGCGAAGTTACATTGCTTGAAACCTACAATGGTATTACAGACTTTGTAAAGGGAAAAACAATTGCTGAACTAGAAGATTTCTTAAATGAAAATGACGATGAACAAATTCTAGATGCAATTACAGGTGCAACATTCAAATCAACACCAAATCTTGTAAGAATGATTGTTGAAGCTGCAAAAGATAACACATTTGTAACATCTGGCGATGCTGAAAATCCAGATGATGTAGAAGTAAGATACGCACTAGGCGCTCCACACGGTGACAAGAGCTTTGGTAATGCTGTTGTAGCTGTTGAGGGAGATAAAATCATTGCTGCAAGCATTGACGAATACCAATACCTTGACGGTGGCACAGGCGTTCCTGGATCAGAAGGTGGATTTGGCGAAGGATACAAGGATAGCAATGTTGTTCTAGGCTCAAAACTAGAAAACAACGATATGTACTCAGACCTAATGGCAGAAAAAGCTAAATCAACAGTAGCATTGAAAGATAACTATGCTGCAATCGAAAACTTTGTTGCTGGTAAAACAGTTGAAGAAGTAAAATCAGTAATCGAATCTGCTACACCAGGTGAAGCAATTGATGAAGTAACAGGTGCTACTCTTGTTGATACAGCTGGATACCTTCAATTAATAATCGACGCTGTAGAAAACAATCTTAGAAAATAA
- a CDS encoding CpsD/CapB family tyrosine-protein kinase has product MFKKQTDENREILLQSFYNLEDKIIQKMGRKNVSIAFTATSIGTKKTENILNIARHLAEDGISVLMIDADLRYSNLDDFVEEDAERGFIDVILGGYDVDQVKIKDRAYKSLSYLKTGAVSDYADKFLEPKVVRNFFSDISNEYDYVLVDLTENTDVAEANMFAASTDACLVFTKDELKSSEETQNSLDQLEKANANILGLAITDYDYSEDELDDLFGGYDE; this is encoded by the coding sequence ATGTTTAAGAAGCAAACTGATGAAAATAGGGAGATTCTTCTTCAATCATTTTATAATCTAGAAGATAAAATAATCCAAAAGATGGGTCGTAAAAATGTTTCTATAGCTTTCACAGCTACAAGTATTGGCACAAAAAAGACTGAAAATATCTTAAATATAGCAAGGCACCTTGCTGAAGATGGCATTAGTGTTTTAATGATTGATGCTGACCTTAGATATTCTAATTTGGATGACTTTGTAGAAGAAGATGCTGAACGTGGATTTATTGATGTAATCCTCGGTGGCTATGATGTAGACCAAGTTAAGATAAAAGATAGGGCCTACAAATCTTTATCTTATCTAAAAACAGGTGCAGTATCAGACTATGCTGATAAGTTTTTGGAACCAAAGGTTGTTAGAAACTTCTTTAGTGACATCAGCAATGAGTATGATTACGTCCTAGTTGACTTAACAGAAAATACAGATGTTGCTGAGGCAAATATGTTTGCTGCAAGTACTGATGCTTGCCTAGTATTTACTAAAGATGAGCTAAAATCTAGTGAGGAAACTCAAAATTCTTTAGACCAACTAGAAAAAGCAAATGCCAACATACTTGGCCTTGCAATAACAGACTATGATTATAGCGAAGATGAACTTGATGATTTGTTTGGAGGATATGATGAATAA
- a CDS encoding helix-turn-helix domain-containing protein, whose product MKYSYEFKKECVQLYREGKWPDTPEGTTEKNFHDSIRIWFKLEELHGPEILKHGNNINWTPDEKLEMVSKVLAGNSIKSVAIEYGINDGQLYSWVNKYKNYGYNGLVNKKKGRKSKNTSMKSKNNHKVKELNESEREELIRLRAENEYIKAENEIIKKEIALREERYAAQLKAKKQRLSKNSKKKDTN is encoded by the coding sequence ATGAAATATAGTTATGAATTCAAAAAAGAATGTGTACAGTTGTATAGGGAAGGTAAATGGCCTGATACACCTGAAGGGACCACCGAAAAAAACTTTCATGATTCAATTAGAATATGGTTTAAGTTAGAAGAACTTCATGGACCAGAAATTTTAAAACATGGAAATAATATCAATTGGACACCTGATGAGAAGTTAGAAATGGTATCTAAGGTATTAGCTGGAAATTCAATAAAGTCTGTAGCAATTGAATACGGAATTAATGATGGACAACTCTATTCATGGGTTAACAAGTATAAAAATTATGGATATAATGGTCTTGTTAATAAAAAGAAAGGCCGTAAATCTAAAAATACAAGTATGAAAAGTAAAAATAACCATAAAGTAAAAGAACTTAATGAATCTGAAAGAGAAGAACTAATAAGACTTAGAGCAGAGAATGAATATATAAAGGCAGAAAATGAAATAATAAAAAAAGAGATCGCCTTGAGAGAAGAACGTTACGCTGCGCAACTCAAGGCGAAAAAGCAGCGATTGTCAAAGAACTCAAAGAAAAAGGATACAAACTAA
- a CDS encoding amino acid permease: MKKNDNGLISWKSLTFMAFATLWGFGNVANGFMYFNGIQVIFSWILMFALYFIPYALMVGELGSTFKNLGGGVSSWIEQTSTTKLAYYAGWTYWCVHIPYIASKGSGALKAFSWLVFHNAETFDTFKTSHVQIVTLAILLIFAFIASRGLNPLKNLTQIAGSSMFVMGILYIILGLFAPVVAPSGDYQNIDFSLKAIVPTFNVGYFTSLSILVFAVGGVEKISPYINKMKGDPSKGFPKAMLAAAIMVVISALFGTVAMARMFDPAVINATQESFDSYVANGAYWAFQKLGQYYGLGNFFLIIYALSNLIGQLSILVLSIDAPLRILLGDPKISIHVPQKLLRKNKYGAYINGIKMVVILSGTIILSQILLPGAASVLRALTKLNSVTMPLRYLWVFIAYYLLKKNAMDNGEYKFTKSQGAGKFWGLWCFIITLLSCLLGMYSDDKVTMVLNILTPVFLVALGLIFPTIRAKEDGRANTFVE; this comes from the coding sequence ATGAAAAAAAATGATAATGGACTGATAAGTTGGAAGAGTCTTACCTTTATGGCTTTTGCAACTTTGTGGGGTTTTGGTAATGTTGCCAATGGATTCATGTACTTTAACGGAATTCAAGTTATTTTCTCATGGATTTTGATGTTTGCCCTTTATTTTATACCTTATGCACTAATGGTAGGAGAATTGGGATCAACATTTAAAAATCTAGGAGGAGGAGTTTCTTCATGGATTGAACAAACTTCTACAACAAAGCTTGCTTACTATGCTGGATGGACCTATTGGTGTGTTCACATTCCTTATATAGCTTCCAAGGGTTCGGGAGCTTTGAAGGCTTTTTCTTGGCTTGTTTTTCACAATGCAGAAACCTTTGACACCTTCAAAACTTCTCATGTTCAAATAGTAACTCTAGCAATACTTTTGATCTTTGCCTTTATTGCAAGCCGTGGACTTAATCCGCTTAAAAATTTGACACAGATAGCAGGAAGTTCTATGTTTGTTATGGGAATTTTATATATTATCCTAGGACTTTTTGCACCGGTTGTTGCTCCAAGTGGCGACTATCAAAATATCGACTTTTCACTAAAGGCAATAGTACCAACATTTAACGTTGGATATTTTACTTCACTATCAATTTTGGTATTTGCAGTTGGTGGTGTAGAAAAAATATCTCCATATATCAACAAGATGAAGGGTGATCCTTCAAAAGGCTTCCCAAAAGCAATGCTTGCTGCAGCTATAATGGTTGTAATATCAGCTTTGTTTGGAACAGTTGCTATGGCTAGGATGTTTGATCCAGCTGTCATCAATGCGACTCAAGAAAGTTTTGACTCCTATGTAGCAAATGGAGCATATTGGGCCTTCCAAAAACTTGGCCAATACTATGGACTAGGAAACTTCTTCTTAATCATCTATGCTTTATCAAACCTAATTGGCCAATTGTCAATTTTGGTACTTTCTATAGATGCACCACTTAGAATCCTTTTAGGAGATCCAAAAATTAGTATCCATGTTCCACAAAAACTTTTAAGAAAGAACAAATACGGAGCATATATCAACGGTATCAAAATGGTAGTAATCCTATCTGGAACAATAATCTTATCACAAATCCTACTTCCAGGAGCTGCATCTGTTCTAAGAGCACTTACAAAACTAAACTCTGTAACTATGCCACTAAGATATCTATGGGTATTCATAGCTTATTACTTGCTAAAGAAAAATGCCATGGACAATGGAGAATACAAGTTTACCAAATCTCAAGGAGCTGGTAAATTCTGGGGCCTATGGTGCTTTATAATTACACTATTGTCATGCCTACTAGGAATGTATTCAGATGATAAAGTTACCATGGTTTTAAATATCTTAACACCAGTATTCTTGGTTGCTCTAGGTTTGATATTCCCAACTATAAGAGCCAAAGAGGATGGTAGAGCAAATACCTTTGTAGAATAA
- a CDS encoding glycosyltransferase — translation MKIVFYIVGFAIFYAMIGYPITLMILDKIMKRKNDKDLSYKPFVSIIISAYNEEKVIERKLENITESTYPHYEVIVANDASSDRTVEICQNFINNHPAYDIKVNTVKNHLGKTNAQDEAVDVAKGEIIVFSDANSMFKADAIDELVSYFTDDDIIYVCGSLIYAKDDDIASAVAENSYWDMELKMRKIESEIATIAAGNGAIYACRKSDYRRYNLVSSHDYEMPLYAGINHMRALYNPKAIALEKAGQTSKDEFKRKVRMQRRILTNIFTNLRRLNIFEYGWFSFFHFNHKTLRFLQAFNHIVLFVANLALLNEGDFYRVFFLIQVAFFTLAGIGKLTESKSKVFYFPYYYTMMMAAQLKGGYNEATGKSKATWEKAETTRS, via the coding sequence ATGAAAATTGTATTTTATATAGTAGGATTTGCCATATTTTATGCAATGATTGGCTATCCTATCACATTAATGATCTTAGATAAGATTATGAAAAGGAAAAATGACAAGGACTTATCCTACAAGCCCTTTGTTTCTATAATAATATCAGCCTACAACGAAGAAAAGGTAATAGAAAGAAAACTAGAAAATATTACAGAATCAACCTATCCCCACTATGAAGTTATAGTTGCCAATGATGCATCAAGCGATAGGACAGTTGAGATTTGCCAAAATTTCATCAACAATCACCCTGCCTATGACATTAAGGTCAACACAGTCAAAAACCACCTAGGCAAAACTAACGCCCAAGATGAGGCTGTTGATGTGGCCAAGGGAGAGATAATAGTATTTTCTGATGCAAACTCCATGTTTAAGGCTGATGCCATAGATGAGCTTGTGAGTTATTTTACAGATGATGACATTATCTATGTATGCGGATCGCTTATCTATGCCAAGGATGATGACATAGCTTCGGCTGTGGCGGAAAATTCCTATTGGGATATGGAACTTAAGATGAGAAAAATCGAATCAGAGATTGCAACAATTGCAGCCGGCAATGGTGCAATTTATGCTTGCAGAAAGAGTGATTACCGCCGTTATAACCTGGTAAGCTCTCACGACTATGAAATGCCTCTTTATGCTGGTATAAACCACATGAGGGCCCTTTATAATCCAAAGGCCATAGCCTTGGAGAAGGCTGGCCAGACTAGCAAGGATGAATTCAAAAGAAAGGTTAGGATGCAAAGAAGGATTTTGACCAATATTTTTACCAATCTTAGACGCTTAAATATTTTCGAATATGGTTGGTTTTCTTTCTTCCACTTTAACCACAAGACTTTGAGGTTTTTGCAAGCCTTTAACCACATAGTTTTATTTGTTGCTAACTTAGCTTTGTTAAACGAGGGAGACTTTTATAGGGTATTTTTCCTAATCCAAGTTGCATTCTTTACCCTTGCAGGAATTGGAAAATTAACTGAAAGTAAGAGCAAAGTTTTCTACTTCCCATATTATTACACTATGATGATGGCAGCTCAGCTTAAGGGTGGCTATAACGAGGCTACTGGAAAGAGCAAGGCAACATGGGAAAAAGCAGAGACAACGAGGTCATAG
- a CDS encoding glycosyltransferase family A protein, which yields MSIEVLISTMNEESIACFKRFNLETDALIINQTDKNAYEEIDTGKFKVRMISTDTRGLGLSRNLAILNSRADILVFADDDEVFETGYSKAIREEFDKHPDVDFFIFKTIIYLNGEEVVKVKEEKDLKLYNSLRYGSVHFVFKKDSIIKNNLSVSTYFGAGTDNGSGEDSLFLRDAFKAGLKIRTSTKLIAKVYNDDSTWFTGYDEKFFIDKGKLAKALFPRTYRLYIEQFLRRHKEMTEVIDIKKARKLMLSGAREFGGEDGE from the coding sequence ATGAGCATAGAGGTATTAATTTCAACTATGAATGAAGAGTCCATAGCTTGCTTTAAGAGATTCAACCTAGAAACAGACGCCCTAATCATAAACCAAACTGATAAAAACGCTTATGAAGAGATAGATACAGGCAAATTTAAGGTTAGGATGATTTCAACTGATACTAGAGGACTTGGACTTAGCAGAAATCTCGCTATATTAAATTCTAGGGCCGATATCCTAGTTTTTGCAGATGATGATGAGGTTTTTGAAACAGGCTATAGCAAGGCCATAAGAGAAGAGTTTGACAAACACCCTGATGTAGATTTTTTCATATTTAAAACTATAATATATTTAAACGGCGAAGAGGTTGTAAAGGTTAAGGAAGAAAAAGACCTTAAACTTTACAATTCTTTAAGATATGGATCTGTACATTTTGTTTTTAAGAAAGATTCTATAATTAAAAATAACTTATCAGTTTCAACTTACTTTGGAGCAGGAACTGACAATGGTTCTGGTGAAGACAGCTTGTTTTTAAGAGATGCCTTTAAGGCAGGCCTTAAGATTAGAACAAGTACAAAGCTCATAGCCAAGGTCTATAATGACGATTCTACTTGGTTTACAGGTTATGATGAAAAGTTTTTTATTGACAAAGGAAAGCTTGCCAAGGCCTTGTTTCCAAGAACTTATAGACTATATATAGAACAATTTTTGCGAAGACATAAGGAAATGACAGAAGTTATCGATATTAAAAAGGCTCGCAAGCTTATGCTTAGCGGAGCAAGAGAATTTGGAGGAGAAGATGGAGAATAA